GGCGCCGAAGATGACAATGGTGCAGGGCTCCAACTGGCGGCGGCCGCTGTCGAGACGGCACACCAACAACTCGTCCAGCATCGACGGATCGCTCACGGGCGGCGAGCGTGCCTCAAGGCGGCGGGGCGAGGCAACCGTGGGTGAGTTTCGTGGGTGAGTTTCGGGGTGGCTAGTCGGTGCATCCCGGCGTTGTGGGTGAGGAGGCAGCGGATCGGAGGGACGAGCTCCGCGACTCCTCAATCCATTGCACCACTCCGCTGCGGCCTCGTGGAACTCGGCCCTCCGAGGCGACGCTTCGCGAAATTCGCACCTGTCCCCACAACTTCGGGATGCACGGGTGGCTCGTTGGGGAGGGGCGGGTGCTGGAGGTTGAAGGCTTGCAGTTCGGGAGGGGATGGAGAGGGTGCGGGGGATGAGCGGACTGAAAGTGTTGGGGGTGCAGTGGGATCTCGCGTGGGAGAGCCCGGAGGCGAACCGGGCGCGGGTGGAGCGGTTGCTGGAAGGGCGGCGGCCCGAACCGGAGACTCTGGTGGTTCTGCCGGAGATGTTTTCGACCGGGTTCAGCATGAACGCGGAGGGCATTTCGGAGGAGCCCGGGGGGGAGACCGAGCGATGGGCCTGGGACCGGGCGCGGGCTTGGGGCGTATGGTTGGTGGCGGGGTGGGCCCGGCGCGATGCGCAGGGGGTGGCGGGCAATGAGGCGGTGGTGGTGAGTCCGGCTGGGCGGACGGTGGCGACATATCGGAAGCGGCGTCCTTTCTCGCCGGGAGACGAACCCCGCCACTACCCAGCGGGCGGGGAGGCGGTGGTGTTCGAGTGGCGTGGGCTGGGGGTGGCGCCATTCATCTGTTACGATCTGCGCTTCCCCGAGGTTTTCGGAGCGGTGGTGGATCGGCGTCCGGAACTGCTCACGGTCATCGCGAGCTGGCCGGAGCGAAGGATCGAGCACTGGATGACGCTGCTGCGGGCCCGGGCGATCGAGCACCAGGCGTACGTGGTGGGGGTCAACCGGACCGGGGAGGATCCGGCGCATCGGTATCCGGGCCACTCGGTGGTGGTGGATCCCTGGGGGGAGGTGGTGGTGGATGCCGGCAGCGTGGAGGGTGTGATTGAGGCGACGTTGGATTTGGGGCGGCTGCGGGAGTACCGGGAGAAACTTCCATTCCTGGAGGATCGGCGGGTGGCGGCTTGAGGTCGAAGGTGGACGGAGGGACAGGGCTGCAAAAATATTAGGTCAGGCGTTAAGTTGCGGACGGCGCGATCCTGCCGGCCTCCCTTGAAATCCCATTTGGCCACTGCGTGGGGGGATGGGGTCAACAGTAATATGCCGGTCTCTTTGTTGATTCAGTCAACAATTGGGTGTCGGTCGTATTATTATTACGGGGATGACCAAGTCACGGGGGGCAACAAAATAATAATAATGGAGTCAACAATTGGGTGTTGGTCGCATTATCCCGATTCGCGATTTGCCCTCAGTTTCGTTCATTGAGCGGTCCGTGTGCGGCTCGAAATCGGCGCTTCGTCATTCCCGGGAACCACCTCGTCGATGGCCTCGATGAGGGCGTGGATCATGCGACGGAGTTGGGTGGGGGTGGTGCAGTAGGGCGGCATGACGACGACGACATCGCCGATGGGCCGGGTGAGGACGCCGCGTTGGCGCATGGCCTGGCAGACGCGCAGTCCAACCCGTTCGTGCGGGTGGAAGGGGGTGCGGGTGGGCCAGTCGCGGACCAGTTCGACGGCGGCGACCAGGCCGACCTGGCGGACGTCGCCGACGGAAGGAAGGTGCCAGAGGGGAGGCAGGAGGCGGGTCAGGGCGGTCTCGAGGTTGGCGCGCTGGCGGAGGCCGTCAGGATGCTGGAGGAGGTGGAGGCTCTCCAGGGCGACGGCAGCGCCGAGGGGGTTGCCGGTGAAGCTGTGTCCGTGGAAGAAGGTCTTGAATTCCGAGTACTCACCAAGGAAAGCCTCGAAGACCGGGCCCGTGGTCAGGGTGGCGGCCAGGGGGAGGTAGCCGCCGGAGAGGCCTTTGGCGAGGCACAGGAAGTCAGGCTGCACGGATTCGCGATGACAGGCGAAGAGGTGGGGTTGCGGGGAGCGGGGGGGGCGGGTGGCGGCGGTGGTGCGGCCGAAGGCGGTGAAGACCTCGTCGGCAATGAGGAGGGCGCCGTGGCCGCGTACGACCTGGGCGGCACGGGCCAGCCAGCCGTCGGGTTGCGGAATCATGCCGGCGGCGCCCTGGAGGAGGGGTTCGAAGGCGAAGGCGGCATAGGGGCGGTTCTGGCGGGTGGCGCGGTGACAGGCCTGCTCGATGCGGGAGACGCATTCCCACTGGCAGACGCGGTAGGTGCGGGCGTCGGCGCGTTCGGGCCGGGCCCGGTTATAGGGGCAGCGGTAACAGTACGGGGCCATGACGGCGTCCGTGCGGTAAAGCATGCCTCCGAAGGCGGCGTGGAAGCGGTCGATGTGGCCAAGGGCCACGGC
Above is a genomic segment from Verrucomicrobiia bacterium containing:
- a CDS encoding carbon-nitrogen family hydrolase, yielding MSGLKVLGVQWDLAWESPEANRARVERLLEGRRPEPETLVVLPEMFSTGFSMNAEGISEEPGGETERWAWDRARAWGVWLVAGWARRDAQGVAGNEAVVVSPAGRTVATYRKRRPFSPGDEPRHYPAGGEAVVFEWRGLGVAPFICYDLRFPEVFGAVVDRRPELLTVIASWPERRIEHWMTLLRARAIEHQAYVVGVNRTGEDPAHRYPGHSVVVDPWGEVVVDAGSVEGVIEATLDLGRLREYREKLPFLEDRRVAA
- the bioA gene encoding adenosylmethionine--8-amino-7-oxononanoate transaminase, translated to MHPLAQLDLKHVWHPFTQMRDWLSEEPLVIVSGRGATLRDAHGRTYLDANASIWTNLHGHRHPALDRALRRQLARIAHCSALGLANEPASLLAAELVRVANPARLRSPAAPVPNPILERVFYSDDGSTALEVALKQAWEFARRTRGHRRPRFLSLQGAYHGDTLGAVALGHIDRFHAAFGGMLYRTDAVMAPYCYRCPYNRARPERADARTYRVCQWECVSRIEQACHRATRQNRPYAAFAFEPLLQGAAGMIPQPDGWLARAAQVVRGHGALLIADEVFTAFGRTTAATRPPRSPQPHLFACHRESVQPDFLCLAKGLSGGYLPLAATLTTGPVFEAFLGEYSEFKTFFHGHSFTGNPLGAAVALESLHLLQHPDGLRQRANLETALTRLLPPLWHLPSVGDVRQVGLVAAVELVRDWPTRTPFHPHERVGLRVCQAMRQRGVLTRPIGDVVVVMPPYCTTPTQLRRMIHALIEAIDEVVPGNDEAPISSRTRTAQ